One window from the genome of Thermus sediminis encodes:
- a CDS encoding MFS transporter, with the protein MKVLRHKPFLRLILSYLVSQAGSKVHRVALLVLVYLLTENALWVSLVLGVQLLGTVVFSPLLSAWADTQDRRRLLIWSDLLRAPLVALIPLLGANSLPALLLLVFAIELLRNLHDPIQNAVVPDLVPKEEVDEANSLILLTDRLSEVLFVGAAGVLVATVGPPFAFYLNAATYLVAGLLLLGLPSLRPHRLPKAGYLDRVKEGLGHLVGHPTIRRAVGTLFVAACFGSVETALGVVLAIKWLGVGSAGFGFMEAAMALGAILGGLAMPYLLRRFPRERLFLYALLLFGVFEASIGLFPVFAWVLVAFFLAGFLNMAFIVPARSILQLNTPQEMRGRIFAAFSAVMNAAVLTGTMLGGALEGVLGAPLVFLLAGVMVSLAAGYALLTGGIPAPQEGPRTTQA; encoded by the coding sequence TCATCCTCTCCTATCTGGTCTCCCAAGCTGGGAGCAAGGTCCACCGGGTAGCCCTCCTCGTCCTCGTCTACCTCCTCACGGAAAACGCCCTATGGGTGTCCCTGGTCCTGGGGGTGCAACTCCTCGGCACCGTGGTCTTCTCCCCCCTCCTCTCCGCCTGGGCGGACACCCAGGACAGGAGGCGGCTTCTCATCTGGTCCGACCTCCTCCGCGCTCCCCTGGTGGCCCTGATCCCCCTTCTTGGGGCCAACAGCCTGCCCGCCCTTCTCCTTCTGGTCTTTGCCATAGAGCTCCTTCGCAACCTCCACGACCCCATCCAGAACGCCGTGGTCCCGGACCTGGTGCCCAAAGAGGAGGTGGACGAGGCCAACAGCCTGATCCTCCTCACCGACCGCCTCTCCGAGGTCCTCTTCGTAGGGGCAGCGGGGGTGTTGGTGGCCACGGTGGGCCCGCCCTTCGCCTTTTACCTGAACGCGGCCACCTATCTGGTTGCGGGCCTCCTCCTCCTGGGCCTCCCCTCCTTGAGGCCGCACCGGCTGCCCAAGGCAGGCTACCTGGACCGGGTCAAGGAGGGCCTGGGCCACCTCGTGGGCCACCCCACCATAAGGCGGGCCGTGGGCACCCTCTTCGTCGCCGCCTGCTTTGGCTCGGTGGAAACAGCCCTGGGGGTGGTCCTGGCGATCAAGTGGCTCGGGGTGGGCTCCGCGGGCTTTGGCTTCATGGAGGCGGCCATGGCCTTAGGGGCCATCCTGGGGGGGCTGGCCATGCCCTACCTCCTCAGGCGCTTCCCCCGGGAAAGGCTCTTCCTCTACGCCCTCCTCCTCTTCGGGGTCTTTGAGGCCTCCATCGGACTCTTCCCCGTCTTCGCCTGGGTGCTGGTGGCCTTCTTCCTGGCGGGGTTCCTCAACATGGCCTTCATCGTCCCGGCCCGTTCCATCCTCCAGCTCAACACCCCCCAGGAAATGCGGGGGCGGATCTTTGCCGCCTTCAGCGCGGTGATGAACGCCGCCGTGCTCACGGGCACCATGCTGGGAGGGGCCCTGGAAGGGGTCCTAGGGGCCCCCCTGGTCTTCCTCCTGGCAGGGGTCATGGTGAGCCTGGCCGCGGGCTACGCCCTCCTCACCGGGGGGATCCCCGCCCCCCAGGAAGGCCCCAGGACCACCCAGGCCTAA
- the hemB gene encoding porphobilinogen synthase — MERPRRLRSPLLRPLVAEVELSPKRLILPLFVKEGGEREEVPSMPGVFRHPLSEIAKVGEQALGAGLGGVILFGVLPEGAKDPLGRGAYAEEGVVQRAIRLLKREVPGLLVMADTCLCEYTDHGHCGVVREGPSGFYVDNDATLALLARTALSQAQAGADAVAPSAMMDGQVRAIREALDGAGYAHVPILSYAVKYASAFYGPFREAAGSAPQFGDRAGYQMDPRAGLWDALREAALDDLEGADILMVKPALPYLDVLRELKGRFAKPLFAYQVSGEYAMLKAAALRGWLDERRAVLESLYALRRAGAQGLLTYYALEAARWLREELGP, encoded by the coding sequence ATGGAGCGTCCAAGAAGGCTACGTTCCCCTCTCCTGAGGCCCCTGGTGGCCGAGGTGGAGCTCTCCCCAAAGCGCCTCATCCTCCCCCTCTTTGTGAAGGAGGGTGGGGAAAGGGAAGAGGTCCCCTCCATGCCCGGGGTCTTCCGCCACCCGCTTTCGGAGATAGCCAAGGTGGGGGAGCAGGCCCTGGGGGCGGGCCTGGGCGGGGTCATCCTCTTCGGGGTGCTTCCAGAGGGGGCCAAGGACCCCCTGGGCCGCGGGGCCTACGCCGAGGAGGGGGTGGTGCAGCGGGCCATCCGCCTCCTCAAGCGGGAGGTTCCCGGGCTTTTGGTCATGGCGGACACCTGCCTCTGCGAGTACACGGACCACGGCCACTGCGGGGTGGTGCGGGAAGGCCCTTCGGGGTTTTACGTGGACAACGACGCCACCTTGGCGCTCTTGGCCAGGACCGCCCTCTCCCAGGCCCAGGCGGGGGCGGACGCCGTGGCCCCGAGCGCCATGATGGACGGCCAGGTGCGGGCCATCCGCGAGGCCTTGGACGGGGCCGGGTACGCCCACGTGCCCATCCTCTCCTACGCGGTGAAGTACGCCTCCGCCTTCTACGGCCCCTTCCGGGAGGCGGCGGGGAGCGCTCCCCAGTTCGGGGACCGCGCGGGCTACCAGATGGACCCCAGGGCGGGGCTCTGGGACGCCCTGAGGGAGGCGGCCCTGGACGACCTCGAGGGGGCCGACATCCTCATGGTCAAGCCCGCCCTGCCCTATCTGGACGTCCTGCGGGAGCTCAAGGGCCGCTTCGCCAAGCCCCTCTTCGCCTACCAGGTCTCCGGGGAGTACGCCATGCTGAAGGCGGCGGCCCTCCGGGGATGGCTGGATGAAAGGCGGGCGGTTCTGGAAAGCCTCTACGCCCTCCGCCGGGCCGGGGCCCAAGGCCTCCTCACCTACTACGCCCTGGAGGCGGCCCGCTGGTTGAGGGAGGAGCTAGGCCCTTAG
- a CDS encoding YbaB/EbfC family nucleoid-associated protein yields the protein MNLQKLLKEAQKAQKKAAEVQERLEKMTVVGTAQGLVEVEANGHGRILALRLKPEALRTFQDDLEGLEDLLLVAIQDAQKKAHELSEKEMARELGGVGDMLGKLL from the coding sequence ATGAACCTGCAGAAGCTCTTGAAGGAGGCCCAAAAAGCCCAGAAGAAGGCCGCCGAGGTCCAGGAGCGCCTAGAGAAGATGACCGTGGTGGGCACGGCCCAGGGCCTGGTGGAGGTGGAGGCCAACGGCCACGGTAGGATCCTGGCCCTGCGCCTCAAGCCCGAGGCCCTAAGGACCTTCCAGGACGACCTCGAGGGCCTGGAGGACCTCCTCCTCGTGGCCATCCAGGACGCCCAGAAGAAGGCCCACGAGCTTTCGGAAAAGGAGATGGCCCGGGAGCTGGGCGGGGTGGGGGACATGCTGGGGAAGCTCCTCTAG
- the recR gene encoding recombination mediator RecR — protein sequence MRYPESLLKLTRALSRLPGVGPKTAQRLALFLVFGREEAEGLREALEGLGAIGVCRVCGNLAEGEVCPICQDEGRDRTLLAVVETVADLYALERSGEFSGVYHVLGGALNPLEGIGPKDLNLEGLWPRLEGVREVILATSMTVEGEATALFLAEELKRRGVRATRLAYGLPVGGSLEYVDEVTLGRALEGRKPL from the coding sequence ATGCGCTACCCCGAAAGCCTCCTCAAGCTCACCCGGGCCCTCTCCCGCCTTCCCGGCGTCGGCCCCAAGACCGCCCAGAGGCTAGCCCTCTTCCTAGTCTTCGGGAGAGAGGAGGCAGAGGGGCTTCGGGAAGCCCTGGAGGGGCTTGGGGCCATTGGGGTCTGCCGGGTCTGCGGCAACCTGGCGGAAGGGGAGGTCTGCCCCATCTGCCAGGACGAAGGGCGGGACCGCACCCTCCTCGCAGTAGTGGAAACCGTGGCCGACCTCTACGCCCTGGAGCGGAGCGGGGAGTTTTCCGGGGTCTACCACGTGCTAGGGGGAGCCCTGAACCCCCTGGAGGGCATAGGGCCCAAGGACCTCAACCTGGAAGGCCTCTGGCCCAGGCTGGAGGGAGTGCGGGAGGTGATCCTAGCCACCTCCATGACCGTGGAGGGGGAGGCCACCGCGCTCTTCCTGGCCGAGGAGCTGAAGCGGCGGGGGGTGAGGGCCACCCGCCTGGCCTACGGCCTGCCCGTGGGGGGGAGCCTGGAGTACGTGGACGAGGTGACCCTGGGCCGGGCCTTAGAGGGGCGGAAGCCCCTCTAG
- a CDS encoding roadblock/LC7 domain-containing protein — protein sequence MAYLESLAPFGVKRAVLTGLDGLVIEALGRGAPPAETLAAELASLARHMAPLAEALEGEVRRFTLATENHEVLALKVGEYLLGAVIERGMDRKAIGQELSRIALGLQNL from the coding sequence ATGGCCTACCTAGAAAGCCTCGCCCCCTTTGGGGTAAAGCGGGCCGTCCTCACGGGCCTGGACGGCTTGGTTATAGAAGCCTTGGGCCGGGGAGCCCCCCCTGCCGAGACCCTGGCCGCGGAGCTGGCCTCGCTGGCCCGGCACATGGCCCCCCTGGCGGAGGCCCTGGAGGGGGAGGTGCGCCGGTTCACCCTCGCGACCGAGAACCACGAGGTCCTGGCCCTCAAGGTGGGGGAGTACCTCCTGGGGGCCGTGATCGAGCGGGGGATGGACCGGAAGGCCATCGGCCAGGAGCTCTCCCGCATCGCCCTTGGGCTGCAGAACCTCTAG
- a CDS encoding roadblock/LC7 domain-containing protein: protein MREALEALKATKGVHVAALLSEDGFVVEEVRKEGAPESSLLSARAATVLGAAKALGQTLGQVGPEEVMVEYPEGALLLVPLPGHHLLLLLDGVRSLGRVRLTLKRVLPQITEALT, encoded by the coding sequence ATGCGAGAAGCCCTCGAGGCGCTCAAAGCCACCAAAGGGGTCCACGTGGCCGCCCTCCTCAGCGAGGATGGGTTCGTGGTGGAGGAGGTTCGGAAGGAGGGGGCCCCCGAGTCCAGCCTCCTTTCCGCCCGGGCAGCCACCGTTTTGGGTGCCGCCAAGGCCCTGGGCCAGACCCTGGGCCAGGTGGGGCCGGAGGAGGTCATGGTAGAGTACCCGGAGGGGGCGCTCCTCCTCGTGCCCCTGCCCGGCCATCACCTCCTCCTCCTCTTGGACGGGGTGAGGAGCCTTGGCCGGGTGCGGCTCACCTTGAAGCGGGTGCTGCCCCAGATCACGGAGGCCTTAACATGA
- a CDS encoding DUF3467 domain-containing protein — translation MNEIKLDIQIDKDTATGRYTNLALIAHTKNEFILDFALLQPQGGALVVSRIITSPQHAKALLRSLGENVARYEEAFGPIPEPVAETQA, via the coding sequence ATGAACGAGATCAAGCTAGACATCCAAATCGACAAGGACACCGCCACCGGGCGCTACACCAACCTGGCCCTCATCGCCCACACCAAAAACGAATTCATCCTGGACTTTGCCCTCCTCCAGCCCCAGGGCGGGGCGCTGGTGGTGAGCCGCATCATCACCAGCCCCCAGCACGCCAAGGCCCTCCTCCGGAGCCTGGGGGAGAACGTGGCCCGGTACGAGGAGGCCTTTGGCCCTATACCCGAACCCGTAGCCGAGACCCAGGCCTAG